A single region of the Duganella sp. BuS-21 genome encodes:
- a CDS encoding methylcrotonoyl-CoA carboxylase, producing the protein MPQIESKLNPRSEDFKANAAAMQAVVDDLRDKIAKIALGGGEAASAKHVARGKLLPRDRVQMLLDPGTPFLELSQMAAYGMYDDAAPAAGIITGIGRVAGQECVIVCNDATVKGGTYYPMTVKKHLRAQEIADQNKLPCVYLVDSGGANLPNQDDVFPDRDHFGRIFYNQANLSAKGIPQIAVVMGSCTAGGAYVPAMSDESIIVKEQGTIFLGGPPLVKAATGEVVTAEDLGGGDVHTRLSGVVDHLAQNDLHALSLARTIVSNLNRTKPQQGALRQAVEPLHPAKELYGVIPVDTRKPFDVREVIARIVDASEFDEFKARYGTTLVCGFAHIFGMKVGIIANNGILFSESALKGTHFIELCAQRKIPLVFLQNITGFMVGRKYENEGIARNGAKMVTAVATAAVPKFTVIIGGSFGAGNYGMCGRAFSPRFMWMWPNARISVMGGDQAASVLATVKRDGIEGKGGSWSAEEEAAFKQPIKEQYEHQGHPYYATARLWDDGVIDPADTRMVLGLGLSAALNAEIEDTKFGVFRM; encoded by the coding sequence ATGCCGCAGATCGAAAGCAAGCTCAACCCTCGTAGCGAGGACTTCAAGGCCAACGCCGCCGCCATGCAGGCCGTTGTCGATGATTTGCGCGACAAGATCGCCAAGATCGCCCTCGGCGGCGGCGAGGCGGCGTCCGCCAAGCACGTGGCGCGCGGAAAACTGCTGCCGCGCGACCGCGTGCAGATGCTGCTCGATCCCGGCACGCCTTTCCTGGAACTGTCGCAAATGGCCGCCTACGGCATGTACGACGACGCCGCGCCGGCCGCCGGCATCATCACCGGCATCGGCCGCGTGGCCGGCCAGGAGTGCGTGATCGTCTGTAACGACGCCACCGTCAAGGGCGGCACCTACTATCCAATGACGGTGAAGAAGCACCTGCGGGCGCAGGAGATCGCCGACCAGAACAAGCTGCCCTGCGTCTACCTGGTCGATTCCGGCGGCGCCAACCTGCCGAACCAGGACGACGTGTTCCCTGACCGCGACCACTTCGGCCGCATCTTCTACAACCAGGCCAACCTGTCGGCCAAGGGCATTCCGCAGATCGCCGTGGTGATGGGTTCCTGCACCGCCGGCGGCGCCTACGTGCCGGCCATGAGCGACGAGTCCATCATCGTCAAGGAACAGGGCACCATTTTCCTGGGCGGCCCGCCGCTGGTGAAGGCCGCCACCGGCGAAGTGGTGACGGCGGAAGACCTGGGCGGCGGCGATGTGCATACGCGCCTTTCCGGCGTGGTCGACCATCTGGCGCAGAACGACCTGCACGCGCTGTCGCTGGCGCGCACCATCGTCTCGAATCTCAACCGCACCAAGCCGCAGCAGGGCGCCTTGCGCCAGGCCGTGGAACCGCTGCATCCGGCCAAGGAGCTGTATGGCGTGATCCCGGTCGATACCCGCAAGCCCTTCGATGTGCGCGAAGTGATCGCCCGCATCGTCGACGCCAGCGAGTTCGATGAATTCAAGGCGCGCTACGGCACCACGCTGGTGTGCGGCTTCGCCCACATCTTCGGCATGAAAGTCGGCATCATCGCCAACAATGGCATCCTGTTCTCCGAGTCCGCGCTGAAGGGCACGCACTTCATCGAGCTGTGCGCGCAGCGCAAGATCCCGCTGGTGTTCCTGCAAAATATCACCGGCTTCATGGTCGGCCGCAAATACGAAAACGAAGGCATCGCCCGCAACGGCGCCAAGATGGTAACGGCTGTCGCCACCGCCGCCGTGCCGAAGTTCACCGTCATCATAGGCGGCAGCTTCGGCGCCGGCAACTACGGCATGTGCGGCCGCGCCTTCTCGCCGCGCTTCATGTGGATGTGGCCTAACGCCCGCATTTCGGTGATGGGCGGCGACCAGGCGGCTAGCGTGCTGGCCACCGTCAAGCGCGATGGCATTGAAGGCAAGGGCGGTTCATGGTCGGCCGAAGAGGAAGCCGCGTTCAAGCAACCGATCAAGGAGCAGTACGAGCATCAGGGCCATCCCTACTATGCCACCGCGCGCCTGTGGGACGACGGCGTGATCGATCCGGCCGATACACGCATGGTGCTGGGCCTGGGCCTGTCCGCCGCGCTGAATGCGGAAATCGAAGACACCAAGTTCGGCGTCTTCCGCATGTAA
- a CDS encoding enoyl-CoA hydratase/isomerase family protein, whose protein sequence is MTSTLTYTTLTIEREGRTATVTLNRPDVRNAFNEITIAEIKQAFSELGEDAGLRAIVLAANGPAFCAGADLNWMKKMAGYTHAENHADALQLAEMLRTIYLCPKPVVAKVQGDCYAGGMGLVAACDIIVAVEEANFCLSEVKLGLIPATISPYVIKAMGENAARRYFLTAERFGAQEALRIGFAHEVVSAEALDVKVAEIVKALVNNSPNAVQHAKVLVREVVGQTVNDALLADTAERIAQIRASDQGREGVASFLEKRKPAWLN, encoded by the coding sequence ATGACCTCCACCTTGACCTACACCACCCTCACCATCGAACGCGAAGGCCGCACCGCCACCGTCACGCTGAACCGTCCGGACGTGCGCAACGCCTTCAATGAAATCACCATCGCCGAAATTAAGCAGGCCTTCAGTGAACTCGGCGAAGATGCCGGCCTGCGCGCCATCGTGCTGGCGGCCAACGGCCCGGCGTTCTGCGCCGGCGCCGATTTGAACTGGATGAAAAAAATGGCGGGCTACACGCACGCCGAAAACCATGCCGACGCTCTGCAACTGGCGGAGATGCTGCGCACGATCTACCTGTGTCCCAAGCCCGTGGTGGCCAAGGTGCAGGGCGATTGCTACGCCGGCGGCATGGGCCTGGTGGCCGCGTGCGACATCATCGTCGCGGTCGAAGAGGCCAATTTCTGTTTGAGCGAAGTGAAGCTGGGACTGATCCCGGCCACCATTTCGCCATATGTGATCAAGGCCATGGGCGAGAACGCCGCGCGCCGCTACTTTCTGACGGCCGAACGTTTCGGCGCGCAGGAAGCGCTGCGCATCGGCTTCGCGCACGAAGTGGTTTCCGCCGAGGCGCTCGACGTCAAGGTGGCGGAGATCGTCAAGGCGCTGGTCAACAACAGCCCGAACGCCGTGCAGCATGCCAAAGTGCTGGTGCGCGAGGTGGTCGGGCAAACCGTCAACGATGCGCTGCTGGCCGATACCGCCGAGCGCATCGCGCAAATCCGCGCCTCCGATCAGGGGCGCGAAGGCGTGGCGTCGTTTCTGGAGAAGCGCAAGCCCGCCTGGTTGAATTAA
- the bioA gene encoding adenosylmethionine--8-amino-7-oxononanoate transaminase, translating into MELNKQSDWVARSLRSVWHPCTQMQHHETVPLIPVSRGKGAWLYDHEGRRYLDAISSWWVNLFGHANPRINAALKDQLDTLEHAMLAGFTHEPVIELSEKLSALTGHVLGHSFYASDGASAVEIALKMSFHSWRNNGHADKQEFVCLKGSYHGETIGALAVTDVALFKDAYGPLLRASQTVMSPDARQAAEGETAQDVARRAAADVERLFNQRADQIAAIIIEPLVQCATGMAMHDPLYLQLVRALCDQHHVHLILDEIAVGCGRTGTFFACEQAAVWPDFLCLSKGISGGYLPLSLVMTRDDIYQAFYSNDVTRGFLHSHSYTGNPLACRAALATLQIFEEDDVLNANRVKAERLTKALQPLARHQQVRNFRQRGMIWAFDAIDAPKDFSRRFFAIATEHELLMRPIGATVYMMPPYILSDEEIDGLAANTLAVFDKVMAG; encoded by the coding sequence TTGGAATTGAACAAACAAAGCGACTGGGTAGCACGCAGCTTGCGCAGCGTATGGCATCCGTGCACCCAGATGCAGCATCATGAAACCGTACCTTTGATCCCGGTCAGCCGGGGCAAGGGCGCGTGGCTGTACGACCATGAAGGCCGTCGCTACCTCGACGCCATCAGCTCGTGGTGGGTGAACCTGTTCGGCCATGCCAACCCGCGCATCAACGCGGCGCTGAAAGACCAGTTGGATACGCTGGAACACGCCATGCTCGCCGGCTTTACGCACGAGCCGGTGATTGAACTGTCCGAAAAACTGTCGGCGCTGACCGGCCATGTGCTGGGCCACAGCTTCTACGCCAGCGACGGCGCCTCCGCCGTAGAAATCGCGCTCAAGATGAGCTTCCACTCGTGGCGCAACAACGGCCACGCGGACAAGCAGGAATTCGTCTGCCTCAAGGGCAGCTACCACGGCGAGACCATCGGCGCGCTGGCCGTGACCGATGTGGCGCTGTTCAAGGACGCCTACGGCCCGCTGCTGCGCGCCTCGCAGACCGTGATGTCGCCCGATGCGCGCCAGGCCGCCGAAGGCGAAACCGCGCAGGACGTGGCACGCCGCGCCGCCGCCGATGTCGAGCGCCTGTTCAACCAACGCGCCGACCAGATCGCCGCCATCATCATCGAGCCGCTGGTGCAATGCGCCACCGGCATGGCGATGCACGATCCGCTCTACCTGCAACTGGTGCGCGCCCTGTGCGACCAGCACCATGTGCACCTGATCCTCGACGAAATCGCCGTCGGCTGCGGCCGCACCGGCACCTTCTTCGCCTGCGAACAAGCCGCCGTGTGGCCCGACTTCCTGTGCCTGTCCAAGGGCATCAGCGGCGGCTACCTGCCGCTGTCGCTGGTGATGACGCGCGATGACATCTACCAGGCCTTCTACAGCAACGATGTGACGCGAGGCTTCCTGCACTCGCACTCGTACACCGGCAATCCGCTGGCCTGCCGCGCCGCCCTGGCGACGCTGCAGATCTTCGAAGAAGACGATGTACTGAACGCCAACCGCGTGAAGGCCGAACGCCTGACCAAGGCGCTGCAACCGTTGGCGCGGCACCAGCAGGTGCGCAACTTCCGCCAGCGCGGCATGATCTGGGCCTTCGACGCCATCGACGCGCCGAAGGACTTTTCGCGCCGCTTCTTCGCCATCGCCACCGAGCATGAGCTGCTGATGCGTCCCATCGGCGCCACCGTCTACATGATGCCGCCGTACATCCTCAGCGATGAGGAAATCGACGGCCTGGCCGCCAACACGCTGGCCGTGTTCGACAAAGTGATGGCGGGCTGA
- the bioF gene encoding 8-amino-7-oxononanoate synthase, producing MDLIKKLQQQLQALDDKQLIRKRRTVDSPCGPRVSVEGRELLAFCSNDYLGLANHRKIKLALQEGAAIYGVGSGASHLISGHVRAHAMLEERLAEFVGAHLEAPRAISFSTGYMANLAVITGLAAGDKEAEIFSEELNHASLIDGVRLARVKAHIYPHADLEALAKLLAGSQAATKIVVTDSVFSMDGNLAPLPQLLALCEQHNAWLVVDDAHGFGTLGEKGHGALEHFSLRSPYLVYMGTLGKAAGVAGAFVAAHEAVIETLIQKSRPYIFTTAAPPAMAHALLTSLDLLEGDEGATRRAHLQTLVAQLDDGLRLERWRRLPSTTAIQPVVIGDNAETMRAGAALYQQGLWVGAIRPPTVAPGTARLRVTLSAGHSSMEVAKLIGALNALERDLK from the coding sequence ATGGACCTGATCAAAAAACTCCAGCAACAGCTGCAAGCGCTGGACGACAAACAGCTGATCCGCAAACGCCGCACGGTCGATTCGCCCTGCGGTCCTCGCGTGAGCGTAGAAGGCCGCGAACTGCTGGCCTTCTGCAGCAACGACTATCTGGGCCTGGCCAACCACCGCAAGATCAAGCTCGCGCTGCAGGAAGGCGCGGCAATCTACGGCGTCGGCAGCGGCGCCTCGCACCTGATCAGCGGCCACGTGCGCGCGCACGCCATGCTGGAAGAACGCCTGGCGGAATTCGTCGGCGCCCATCTGGAAGCGCCGCGCGCCATCAGCTTCAGCACCGGCTACATGGCCAACCTGGCCGTCATTACCGGCCTGGCCGCCGGCGACAAGGAAGCCGAGATCTTCTCGGAAGAGCTGAACCACGCCTCACTGATCGACGGCGTACGCCTGGCCCGCGTGAAAGCGCACATCTACCCGCACGCCGATCTGGAAGCACTGGCCAAGCTGCTGGCCGGCAGCCAGGCCGCCACCAAGATCGTCGTCACCGACAGCGTCTTCAGCATGGACGGCAACCTGGCGCCGTTGCCGCAACTGCTGGCACTGTGCGAACAGCACAACGCCTGGCTGGTGGTGGACGACGCCCACGGCTTCGGCACGCTGGGCGAAAAAGGTCACGGCGCGCTGGAGCACTTCAGCCTGCGCTCGCCGTATCTGGTCTACATGGGCACTCTCGGCAAGGCGGCCGGCGTGGCCGGCGCGTTCGTCGCCGCGCATGAAGCGGTGATCGAAACGCTGATCCAGAAATCGCGTCCCTACATCTTCACCACCGCCGCGCCGCCGGCCATGGCCCACGCCCTGCTGACCAGCCTCGATCTGCTGGAAGGCGATGAAGGCGCCACACGGCGCGCACACTTGCAGACATTGGTGGCACAATTGGACGACGGCCTGCGGCTGGAACGCTGGCGACGCCTGCCCTCGACGACTGCGATCCAGCCTGTCGTGATCGGCGATAATGCCGAAACCATGCGCGCCGGCGCCGCCCTCTACCAGCAGGGCCTGTGGGTCGGCGCCATCCGCCCGCCCACCGTGGCGCCGGGAACCGCGCGCTTGCGCGTCACGCTGTCCGCCGGACATAGCAGCATGGAAGTCGCAAAATTGATAGGCGCGCTCAATGCCTTGGAAAGGGACCTGAAATGA
- the bioD gene encoding dethiobiotin synthase: MTLDDPVLAVAPQTQPAAAASGIAPRFHCFVTGTDTEIGKTLISSAMLHALVQSGVRACGMKPVAAGAELRDGQWHNEDCDQLAAAGNVHLPQSITTPFLFKEPAAPHIAAELEGITISPVPILAAYVEINAASDAVVVEGVGGFRVPLNDVFDTADLAEQLALPVVLVVGLRLGCISHALLTVEAILARGLKLAGWVANETQADMAFADDNVIALEQRIPAPYLGRVPRLEEPSAEAAADYIDFTQLPNWPLPNAI; the protein is encoded by the coding sequence ATGACTCTGGACGATCCCGTTTTAGCAGTCGCTCCACAAACGCAGCCGGCAGCAGCAGCCAGCGGTATTGCGCCGCGCTTCCACTGCTTCGTTACCGGCACCGATACCGAAATCGGCAAGACGCTGATCTCGTCGGCCATGCTGCACGCGCTGGTGCAAAGCGGCGTGCGCGCCTGCGGCATGAAGCCGGTGGCCGCCGGCGCCGAACTGCGCGACGGTCAATGGCACAACGAAGACTGCGACCAGTTGGCCGCCGCCGGCAATGTCCACCTGCCGCAGTCGATTACTACGCCATTCCTGTTCAAGGAACCGGCCGCGCCGCACATCGCCGCCGAGCTGGAAGGCATCACGATTTCGCCGGTGCCGATCCTGGCGGCCTACGTCGAAATCAACGCCGCATCGGATGCGGTAGTGGTGGAGGGCGTGGGCGGTTTCCGCGTGCCGCTGAACGACGTATTCGACACCGCCGACCTGGCGGAACAACTGGCGCTGCCGGTGGTGCTGGTGGTGGGCCTGCGGCTGGGCTGCATCAGCCATGCGCTGCTGACGGTGGAAGCCATCCTGGCGCGCGGCCTGAAACTGGCCGGCTGGGTGGCGAACGAGACGCAGGCCGACATGGCCTTTGCCGACGACAACGTGATCGCGCTGGAACAGCGCATCCCCGCGCCCTACCTGGGCCGCGTGCCGCGCCTTGAAGAGCCAAGCGCCGAAGCGGCGGCCGACTATATCGATTTTACGCAGCTGCCCAACTGGCCGCTGCCAAACGCAATTTGA
- the bioB gene encoding biotin synthase BioB, with product MSESTLQEPKVVSLHRPTAAITLPPAATWPREEVLALFDLPFNDLMFKAHETQRANFPDGDVELATLLSIKTGGCEEDCGYCPQAARYDTGVEAKKILDLDTVLDAAQQAKDNGATRFCMGAAWRSPKDRDMDKVEEMVRSVKALGLETCATLGMLEEHQAQRLKNAGLDYYNHNLDTAPEFYDNVISTREYQDRLDTLGHVREAGLKVCCGGIVGMGESREQRAGLIAQLANLNPYPESVPINHLVQVEGTPLFGQDRLDPLEFVRTIAVARITMPKARVRLSAGRRELGEAVQAMCFMAGANSIFYGDKLLTTDNPEANDDRALLAKLGLKTRGAVLDSAPKEKCGC from the coding sequence ATGTCCGAGAGCACCCTGCAAGAACCAAAGGTCGTTTCCCTGCACCGTCCAACGGCTGCCATCACCCTGCCGCCTGCGGCCACCTGGCCGCGCGAAGAAGTGCTGGCATTGTTCGACCTGCCGTTCAATGACCTGATGTTCAAGGCGCACGAGACCCAGCGCGCCAACTTCCCGGATGGCGACGTCGAACTGGCGACGCTGTTGTCGATCAAGACCGGCGGCTGCGAAGAGGACTGCGGCTACTGCCCGCAGGCCGCGCGCTACGACACCGGCGTCGAAGCCAAGAAAATCCTGGACCTCGACACCGTGCTGGACGCGGCCCAGCAGGCCAAGGACAACGGCGCCACCCGCTTCTGCATGGGCGCCGCCTGGCGCAGCCCGAAAGACCGCGACATGGACAAGGTGGAAGAGATGGTGCGCTCGGTGAAAGCCCTGGGCCTGGAAACCTGCGCCACCCTGGGCATGCTGGAAGAGCACCAGGCGCAGCGCCTGAAAAACGCCGGCCTCGATTACTACAACCACAACCTGGACACCGCGCCGGAGTTCTACGACAACGTCATCTCCACCCGCGAATACCAGGACCGCCTGGATACGCTGGGTCACGTGCGTGAAGCAGGCCTGAAGGTTTGCTGCGGCGGCATCGTCGGCATGGGCGAATCGCGCGAGCAGCGCGCCGGCCTGATCGCGCAACTGGCGAATTTGAATCCGTATCCGGAATCGGTGCCGATCAACCATTTGGTGCAGGTGGAAGGCACGCCGCTGTTCGGCCAGGATCGCCTCGACCCACTGGAGTTCGTGCGCACCATCGCCGTGGCGCGCATCACCATGCCGAAGGCGCGCGTGCGTCTGTCGGCCGGTCGCCGCGAGCTGGGCGAAGCGGTGCAGGCGATGTGCTTCATGGCCGGCGCCAATTCGATCTTCTACGGCGACAAACTGCTGACCACCGATAACCCGGAAGCGAACGACGATCGCGCGCTGCTGGCAAAACTGGGCTTGAAAACGCGCGGCGCCGTACTGGACTCCGCACCAAAGGAAAAGTGCGGCTGCTAA
- a CDS encoding acetyl/propionyl/methylcrotonyl-CoA carboxylase subunit alpha: MFTKILIANRGEIACRVAATARRMGIKTVAVYSEADANAKHVAVCDEAVLIGPAAAKESYLCGDKIIAVAKATGAQAIHPGYGFLSENAEFADACAEAGLVFIGPPASAMRAMGSKSAAKQLMEKANVPLVPGYHGEQQDADFLHAQADSIGYPLLLKASAGGGGKGMRVIENSAQFKDALASCKREAISSFGDDKVLAEKYLQRPRHIEIQVFADTLGNCIYLFERDCSVQRRHQKVLEEAPAPNMIEERRKAMGDAAVAAARAVGYVGAGTVEFIANQDGSFYFMEMNTRLQVEHPVTEMITGTDLVEWQLRVAAGEALPKQQHELAINGHSIEARIYAENPEKGFLPSIGTLRHLGTPSAVTFELGGAAGAMPAGVRIDSGVREGDAISPFYDPMIAKLIVWGADRKQALARMAQALSQYQIVGLASNIAFLKRLVEGQAFSTADLDTGLIERNHDTLFPSAQPAPTSALALAAAALVTHEQQRAAAQSGANVADPWGLATGWRMNQSYARKLSFADEHTAYDTYVRYRAEDWLFSAGGDAPQALSVAAQNGDNYSIKLGEQAAHGTVLRDGDVFHVFSNGAHYQFAWNDPMAHAGETETEGGRLTAPMPGKVVAVLASKGQEVKKGEALVIMEAMKMEHTIAAPHDGVIDDILYGVGDQVADGAPLLAFKTA, from the coding sequence ATGTTTACAAAAATTCTGATCGCCAACCGTGGTGAAATCGCTTGCCGTGTGGCCGCTACCGCGCGCCGCATGGGCATCAAGACCGTGGCCGTGTACTCCGAGGCCGACGCCAACGCCAAGCACGTCGCCGTATGCGACGAAGCGGTGCTGATCGGCCCCGCCGCCGCCAAGGAAAGCTACCTGTGCGGCGACAAGATCATCGCCGTAGCCAAGGCCACCGGTGCGCAAGCTATCCACCCCGGCTACGGCTTCCTGTCCGAGAACGCCGAATTTGCCGACGCCTGCGCCGAAGCGGGCCTGGTATTCATTGGCCCGCCGGCATCGGCCATGCGCGCCATGGGCTCCAAGTCGGCCGCCAAGCAGCTGATGGAAAAGGCTAATGTGCCGCTGGTGCCGGGCTATCACGGCGAGCAGCAGGATGCCGACTTCCTGCACGCCCAAGCCGACAGCATCGGCTATCCGCTGCTGCTGAAGGCGTCGGCCGGCGGCGGTGGCAAGGGCATGCGCGTGATCGAGAACTCGGCGCAGTTCAAGGATGCGCTGGCGTCGTGCAAGCGCGAGGCGATCAGTTCTTTCGGCGACGACAAGGTGCTGGCGGAGAAATACCTCCAGCGTCCGCGCCACATTGAAATCCAGGTGTTTGCCGATACGCTCGGCAATTGCATCTACCTGTTCGAGCGCGATTGCTCGGTGCAGCGCCGTCACCAGAAGGTGCTGGAAGAAGCGCCGGCGCCGAACATGATCGAGGAGCGCCGCAAGGCCATGGGCGACGCCGCCGTGGCCGCCGCGCGCGCGGTAGGCTACGTAGGCGCCGGCACGGTGGAATTCATCGCCAACCAGGACGGCAGCTTCTACTTCATGGAGATGAACACCCGCCTGCAGGTGGAGCATCCAGTGACCGAAATGATCACCGGGACCGACCTGGTGGAATGGCAGTTGCGCGTGGCCGCCGGCGAAGCGCTGCCCAAGCAGCAGCACGAACTGGCCATCAACGGCCACTCGATCGAAGCGCGCATCTACGCGGAGAATCCGGAGAAGGGCTTCCTGCCGTCGATCGGCACGCTGCGCCATCTCGGCACGCCTAGCGCCGTCACGTTTGAGCTGGGCGGCGCTGCCGGCGCCATGCCGGCCGGCGTGCGCATCGACTCCGGCGTGCGCGAGGGCGACGCCATCTCGCCGTTCTACGATCCGATGATCGCCAAGTTGATTGTCTGGGGCGCGGACCGCAAGCAGGCGCTGGCCCGCATGGCGCAGGCGCTGTCGCAATACCAGATCGTCGGCCTCGCCAGCAACATCGCCTTCCTGAAACGCCTGGTCGAAGGCCAGGCCTTCTCCACCGCCGATCTGGACACGGGCCTGATCGAACGCAATCACGACACGCTGTTCCCGTCCGCGCAGCCCGCGCCGACAAGTGCGCTGGCACTCGCCGCCGCCGCGCTGGTGACGCACGAGCAGCAGCGCGCCGCCGCGCAATCCGGCGCCAACGTCGCCGATCCGTGGGGCCTGGCGACCGGCTGGCGCATGAACCAGTCCTACGCGCGCAAGCTGTCCTTCGCCGACGAGCACACGGCCTACGACACCTATGTGAGGTATCGCGCTGAAGACTGGCTGTTCAGCGCCGGCGGCGATGCGCCGCAAGCGCTGAGCGTGGCGGCGCAGAATGGCGACAACTACAGCATCAAGCTGGGCGAGCAGGCGGCGCACGGCACCGTGCTGCGCGACGGCGACGTCTTCCATGTCTTCAGCAACGGCGCGCACTACCAGTTCGCCTGGAACGACCCGATGGCCCACGCCGGCGAAACCGAAACCGAAGGCGGCCGCCTCACCGCGCCGATGCCGGGCAAAGTCGTCGCCGTCCTTGCCAGCAAAGGCCAGGAAGTCAAGAAAGGCGAAGCGCTGGTCATCATGGAAGCGATGAAGATGGAGCACACCATCGCCGCGCCGCATGACGGCGTGATCGACGACATCCTCTACGGCGTGGGCGACCAGGTGGCGGACGGCGCACCACTGCTGGCGTTCAAGACGGCGTAA
- a CDS encoding glyoxylate/hydroxypyruvate reductase A has product MRILLHRADGKTEPWIKDFGKYLPEAEIEIWHAGEKCQACDYAVVWSPPEAMLPELATVKAIFVTGAGVDALLKFGDALPHHIPVIRLEDAGMAIQMAEYVTYSVLRYFRRFNEYETQARAGTWAPLPQHHKEDFSVGVLGMGVLGTRVLEALAPFGFPLRAWSRTEKSMPGVQCFSGADGLDTFLRGSRVLVCMLPLTADTSNIMDRKNMCKLPEGSYVINVARGAHIAEPDLVALIKSGHIAAATLDVFRNEPLPAQHPFWQEPRITITPHISALTLRRESVQQIAANIRKTEAGAQVAGVVDRTLGY; this is encoded by the coding sequence ATGCGCATACTGCTACACCGCGCCGACGGCAAGACGGAACCGTGGATCAAGGACTTCGGCAAATACCTGCCGGAGGCCGAGATCGAAATCTGGCACGCCGGCGAAAAATGCCAGGCCTGCGACTACGCCGTGGTCTGGTCGCCGCCGGAAGCCATGCTGCCGGAGCTGGCGACGGTCAAGGCCATCTTCGTCACCGGCGCCGGCGTCGACGCGCTGCTCAAGTTCGGCGACGCGCTGCCACACCACATTCCCGTCATCCGCCTGGAAGACGCCGGCATGGCGATCCAGATGGCGGAATACGTCACGTACTCGGTGCTGCGCTACTTCCGCCGTTTCAACGAGTATGAGACGCAGGCACGCGCCGGCACGTGGGCGCCGCTGCCGCAGCATCACAAGGAAGATTTTTCCGTCGGCGTGCTGGGCATGGGTGTGCTGGGCACGCGCGTGCTGGAAGCGCTGGCGCCGTTCGGCTTCCCGTTGCGCGCCTGGAGCCGCACCGAGAAAAGCATGCCGGGCGTGCAGTGCTTCAGCGGCGCCGATGGCCTGGATACCTTCCTGCGCGGCAGCCGCGTGCTGGTCTGCATGCTGCCGCTGACGGCCGATACCAGCAACATCATGGACCGCAAGAACATGTGCAAGCTGCCGGAAGGTTCGTACGTCATCAACGTGGCGCGCGGCGCGCATATCGCGGAGCCGGACCTGGTGGCGCTGATCAAATCCGGCCACATCGCCGCCGCCACACTGGACGTGTTCCGCAACGAACCGCTGCCGGCGCAGCATCCGTTCTGGCAGGAGCCGCGCATCACCATCACGCCGCACATCTCCGCGCTGACCTTGCGCCGCGAGAGCGTGCAGCAGATCGCCGCCAACATCCGCAAGACCGAAGCGGGCGCGCAAGTCGCCGGCGTGGTCGACCGCACTTTAGGATACTGA
- a CDS encoding hydroxymethylglutaryl-CoA lyase: MSSLPKQVKIVEVGPRDGLQNEKENVPAEIKIELVNRLSSAGFQNIEAAAFVSPKWVPQMATSAEVMAAITRKPGVIYSALTPNMVGFEAAMAARADEVVIFGSASEAFSQKNINCSIAESIARFEGVAKAAKEQGIRLRGSISCAFGCPYQGEVPLDAVADVVGRMRDLGCDEIDIADTIGVATPRKTQAVMERAIGAFRVDGLSGHFHDTYGQALANIYASLELGIAIYHSSVSGLGGCPYAKGATGNVATEDVLYMMQGLGIATGIDLDIVVDAGQFISQFLNRKGASRAGNAIAAKRAA; encoded by the coding sequence ATGAGCAGCTTACCGAAGCAAGTCAAAATCGTTGAAGTCGGCCCGCGCGACGGCCTGCAGAACGAAAAGGAAAACGTCCCGGCCGAGATCAAGATCGAGCTGGTGAACCGTCTGAGCAGCGCCGGCTTCCAGAACATCGAAGCGGCGGCCTTCGTGTCGCCGAAGTGGGTGCCGCAGATGGCCACCAGCGCCGAGGTGATGGCGGCCATCACGCGCAAGCCGGGCGTGATCTATTCCGCGCTGACGCCCAATATGGTGGGCTTTGAAGCGGCGATGGCGGCGCGCGCGGATGAAGTGGTGATCTTCGGTTCGGCCTCGGAAGCGTTCTCGCAAAAGAACATCAACTGCTCGATCGCCGAGTCGATCGCCCGTTTTGAAGGCGTGGCGAAAGCGGCGAAAGAGCAGGGTATCCGCCTGCGCGGCAGCATCAGCTGCGCCTTCGGCTGCCCGTACCAGGGCGAGGTGCCACTGGACGCGGTGGCGGACGTGGTGGGCCGCATGCGCGACCTGGGCTGCGACGAAATCGACATCGCCGACACCATCGGCGTGGCCACGCCGCGCAAGACGCAGGCGGTGATGGAGCGCGCGATCGGCGCGTTTCGCGTGGACGGCCTGTCCGGCCACTTCCACGACACCTATGGCCAGGCGCTGGCCAACATCTACGCCAGCCTTGAGCTGGGCATTGCGATTTACCACTCGTCGGTATCGGGCCTGGGCGGCTGCCCGTATGCCAAGGGCGCGACCGGCAACGTCGCCACCGAGGACGTGCTGTACATGATGCAGGGCCTGGGCATAGCCACCGGTATCGACCTCGATATCGTGGTGGACGCCGGCCAGTTCATCTCGCAATTCCTCAACCGCAAAGGCGCCAGCCGCGCCGGCAACGCCATCGCCGCCAAACGCGCCGCCTGA